TTGATACCTCCGGTGGTGGTGGGCGGGGCATTGCTTCTCATGGGCCCACtgagtgacccccccccccatgcatcACATCActtcatcactttttttttttttgctccaacTAAATCATTTAGTTTTCCTTGAAGAAATGACTGAAAAACACAACTCTAGAAAAACAAGGCTGAGACAGCATTCTTTGTGTTGCGTAACAAAACCGACCCTTTAGGAGACACGGTCATAATGCCCATGGTGGGTCTAGCTATGGAGATGTGAAATCCATGCATACAAATTTCATAactgaaagagaggaaaaagccAAAGGAAAAACTCCAAATAAATGCTGCGTATACATGATGTCCCTTTTGCATTGCACGTCAGAAGGGGGGACCAGCAGCAGCCCAGCTCCCCTCAGTAAACCAAGGGCAAAACCCTGCAGATGACCTCGGCACCATACGTCAGGGCTTAGCAGTCTCCAGTTGCAGGCCACAGTCCTTGAGGTCGTTTGTACCTGCACAAGCCTTCTCCACCTCCCCTCGGCTCATGGCTGCCCTGCTAGGACTAGAGCGGAGGGCTTTTGTATGATCTTCTCATGTAAATAAACACAATTGGAGGATGGGTTGGGGCCTCTTGTCTACTGGGAAATCATTTTTCAAGCTTGGGCATAAGAAACCTTATACAATTTGCATAAACAGTTAAGAGTAAACGAGATTATTTGGAATAAATGCAAGTAACGTATTTTGACAGTGGCAGATTCAGCCGCTACTGAAGACGGTATTTTGGGGGTAAAAAGACAAGTCAGGGTTTGCTGTACAAGATGCTGGAAGGCACAGAACGACCCCCAAGTTCAGTCTCTGCATTTTCATTGTCTCGTGATTCCCTTGTTCAACCAAGCACCAGAGGGGATGTGTAAGCGCTCGAGCACTTAGGGTTTGAACTGCTCTAGAAATCGGTAAAAACCTCAGTTAACCGGGAAGTAAGAAGGGACGGGAAGGTTCTGACAAAGTGCAGTTCtaaatacatgtttaaatgaacaacaacaaacaacaacaaaacaaaaggaaaaacaaaagaaaggaaaagtgatATAATGCTGTTTTGTTCCGATGCTGCAGCCTCAGCCCACGATGCGAGGAGTGATGTCTGCTGCATGGAAAGGGGTTGCTGTGGTCAAGCAGTACATGGGTGGCTGGGTGGCGTGTGTTAACAACACAACATGACACTGGACCATGGCCACTGCCTAACACAGGTCAGCCCCTCAGGATGTAGGTGGGTAGGGGCACCCAGGGGCTTGGGCAAACTGTGGCTCAGGCCTCCTGGTGCTCACAGGGCAGGGTTAGTGGTGATGGGCGGGGCAGCGGCGGTAAGGCGGGCAGTGTTGGGGCTCATCTCGCACGCGGCTTGCTCTCTCCCTGCTCTTCCTGGCAGCAGCAGGGAGACTGGGGTCCTTGTTGCTGAAAAAATAGACTCTGAAGAAAACCCTTGCTGTCCTCTTGTAGCCGCGGGCACAGATGAGCGGTGATGGCTTCCCAGGACGGCGGTGGGTGGGTGCCACCCCCACCAGAGTGGGTGTCCAGAAGGCGTCACGTGTAGGGGCCTTTTACAGTTAGTCATTAAAAAACATGTTGATTTTCTGAATATCAAGTCTCCTTACTGGTTTTAAATAGCTTATAACAAAAGTGTAAATGTTAGAATGTTCTAGCAAGCAGAGGACCAGCTACAAGCCACAGAGCCAGTCTCAATTCTGGTTACAGCTGGGGACATGGCTTGCTCACTTGAACTTGGCCAGTAGAAAATTTTGCAGTGGATTCCAAAAGTATGTGTTTACAAACACTCGCTTGGTAATAGGCACAGTAGAAACGTTGTGCTGTGTGGCTGCAGAGGCTTGGGCCGGGCCCGCAAAGCCACGTACCCGCCGCGCCGCCCCTGCGCACGCATAGAGGTCCACGTGGCAGTGGCAATCACTGCCCAGGCTAGGGATCCAGCTCAGTGTTGCTCTCACCTCCAGAATTCTCAGGCCGTGGCCGAGGCCACAGCTGCTCCTGAAGCTCCTTCACCACCTTCTCTAGGTGCTCACGGGCCTCACGTTCCCGCAGCAGGTCGGCTCGAAGCTGCTCACGGTCAGCCTCCGCATGCTGCAGCTTTGCCTGCAGGTCCTCGATCTGGGCTGAGTACTTGGCACGCAGGCGCACCCGGGACTCGTTGGCCTCTTTCATCTTCTTCTCATTTTCAGCTCGGAGCCGCTCAATCTCTTTCCTCAAACTGCGCTTGGCCTCTGTAGCTTCCCGCAGTTTCTCCTTCTTGGCCACACGCAAGAATTCTAGCTCCTGGTGCAGGCTGCGCTTGGCCTGCAGGGCTGCTGTCAGCTTCTCCTCTTGTTTGACTCGCATTTTGACCACCTCATGCAGGAacttttctttggcttccttggTGTCCAGGCCGCCCTCCAGGGCTTGCCGCAGGTgctccagctctgcctccagcccactttttttttttttttttttttttttttttttttttttttttcccgagacagggtttctctgtgtagccctggctgtcctggaactgactctgtagaccaggctggcctcgaactcagaaatctgcctgcctctgcctcctaagtgctgggattacaggcgtgtgctcccaccgcccggctctctacCCCCTTCTCAACCCCCTCCCTTGCCATGCCctcaaataaacttcattttatactagACCTGTGGTCATATGGTTGATACCTccggtggtggtgggtggggcaTTGCTTCTCATGGGCCCACtgagtgaccccccccccccccatgcatcACATCACTTCATCACTTTTTACAAAACATCACCGATGGTTGGTTTTTATCCCTCTTTTAAATATCAGCCCCTTTAGGAAATATGAAACGATTCTATATCATAGTTTCAATTTGCGTTTTCCTGGAGCCCTAGACACCAAGCACGTTTTAATGTTTATTtgccattttcttctttgttctgcACAGAGTCTCTGGTGCCATCTTGGAATTCACCTTATAAACCAGGCTAACTTTAAACCTGCAccagtcctctggcctctacattctGAGTGTTCTGAGTGCAGGAATACAGCTATTCCTGGCCTCTTGCATTGGCTGTGGGGAACTCTTACAAAGACCATTGCTctttaggaggaggaagaagacctTGTTGTTCAAGGACAAAGAAAGGCACTTGCTCTGGGTAAAGAAAACATACAGGGGATTATGTAGATTTGATGCACTTGCAACATAGTTGGCtggaaaaagaaggtaaaaatGAGATTTGTCCACAGCAGCAAAGCCGTGGACTCACGTGAAAGAAGgtaagatgggggaagggaaaagaaatctAAAGACACAGATGGGGTCCAGCTGATGCACTCAAGAAAAGTCAAGCGATGGCTTTGGGTGGGCGCCAGCAAGAATCCCAGGTGTCTATTCAACCAAAGACACTCCACAGACATCAGATGGTTTCCTGATTGCCAGCATCCTGACAAAAGGCTGTGTTTCCTGGCTAGcgtccaaaaaaaaaagaaaagaaaaagacgaAAGGAAACTGAATGCTGGATGTTGTGTGTATGCGGGCAAGCTTGCTGTGGGAGCGGACAACACAGGGGTACAGACCTTTTTCAGGCTCATTGaacataggagaaacaacaaggGCAGAGTGACCTAGACCGCAAAACGTCATTATCCAGGCAGCTGTGCCTGAAGAGCTGCGCGCGACCCTGAGCAACAGGAGGGGCCCGGAGTCCCGTGGCTCTGCTCTTtgtttctgcctgtctgtctgtccgtgcTCCAGCCTCCCCACACGTGGAGACCCGTCCTTAGTGGCCACAGGGGACTTTGAAGCTACTCTAGATTCTACTTTCCTACCAGTTCGACCTAAAATGGGTTCTTCATGGTGTCTCTCTGATCCCCAAGGCTGACCTGACAAATCGGACGCGTGTTATCCTTTAAGACCGCCACTGaggccggtggtggtggtggcgcacgcctgttatcccagcacttgggaggcagaggcaggcggatttctgagttcgagatcagcctggtctacagagtgagttccaggacagccagggccacacagagaaagcctgtctcgaaaaacaaacaaacaaacaaacaaacaaacaaacaaacaaaaaaagccgcCCCTGAGGACTTCTACAGGGAAGAAGCCCTTTCTGCTTTGTAGCAATGGGCACggagagaagatttttttttttaattttagagatGGAGATGGGAAAGGATGATACAGACCACAAACCCAGTCTAATCTATCTACTTAACCTATTAAGATGCCTGTTACTTGATAGAGACTGTAGGAAGAAAACTATTTAGTGCGATGTCTAATCTTCACTGTCAGCTTGTCAGGACTGAGACTCACCTGGGAGACAAACctcattttttgggggggttggtttttgagacaggatttctctgtgtagctctggttatcctggaactctgtagaccaggctggcctcgagctcagaaatccgcctgcctctgcctcccaagtgctgggactaaaggcgtgcgccaccactgcccggaggTGTGATTTGTTTTGATG
This portion of the Apodemus sylvaticus chromosome 17, mApoSyl1.1, whole genome shotgun sequence genome encodes:
- the LOC127668119 gene encoding ski oncogene-like translates to MILPVSRCRGRDRMERNGIFDTRNVSGSRSDVVSVLSAALPFPSGLEAELEHLRQALEGGLDTKEAKEKFLHEVVKMRVKQEEKLTAALQAKRSLHQELEFLRVAKKEKLREATEAKRSLRKEIERLRAENEKKMKEANESRVRLRAKYSAQIEDLQAKLQHAEADREQLRADLLREREAREHLEKVVKELQEQLWPRPRPENSGGESNTELDP